A single Thermosipho affectus DNA region contains:
- a CDS encoding DegV family protein, with the protein MVAFIVDSSFDKPDVELKYPIFYAPLRVYIDGREYIDKENLTVDDFYGMLDKAETFSTSLPNPKETEDLLKKLLESYEHVYMLSISSKLSGTYNMFKAISAPYKDRVTVLDLKSASVELYVLYRGIVHYLEKGVKITQELVDELRKNTKLLFGVMSLKYLEKGGRIGKAKALLGRILKIKPILSVDSDGTVELVAKDRKFSGVVDKIIELGEDFIKKQGIKKPYILAGYGSQKYKKYLDRLIEHFNIKDIAQISAAVGVHTGPEVFGIVIGQF; encoded by the coding sequence ATGGTTGCATTTATTGTTGATTCATCTTTTGATAAACCCGATGTAGAATTGAAATATCCTATTTTTTATGCGCCTTTAAGAGTGTATATTGATGGTAGAGAGTATATTGATAAGGAAAATTTAACCGTTGATGATTTTTACGGCATGCTAGATAAGGCAGAAACTTTTTCTACTTCATTGCCAAATCCCAAGGAAACGGAAGATTTGCTAAAAAAATTATTGGAAAGTTATGAACATGTATATATGCTTTCTATATCTAGTAAATTAAGTGGAACATACAACATGTTTAAAGCAATTAGTGCCCCGTATAAGGATAGAGTAACTGTTTTGGATTTAAAAAGTGCTAGTGTTGAATTGTATGTGCTATATAGAGGAATTGTTCATTATTTGGAAAAAGGGGTAAAGATTACCCAGGAGCTTGTTGATGAGTTAAGAAAGAATACGAAACTTCTTTTTGGGGTAATGTCTTTAAAATACTTAGAAAAGGGAGGAAGAATAGGTAAAGCAAAAGCACTGTTGGGTAGAATATTAAAAATAAAACCCATTTTGAGTGTGGACAGTGATGGAACGGTAGAATTGGTTGCAAAAGATAGGAAATTTTCGGGTGTAGTTGACAAGATAATTGAACTTGGTGAGGATTTTATAAAAAAACAGGGGATAAAAAAACCATATATATTAGCCGGATATGGAAGCCAAAAATACAAAAAATATTTAGATAGACTAATTGAGCATTTTAATATAAAGGATATTGCCCAGATTAGTGC
- a CDS encoding F0F1 ATP synthase subunit epsilon, producing the protein MRLKIYYPNGLYFDKEVDIVTVRTEVGEMGILKDRAPIIAKLKVDKVIAKKNDEKFEYIVDDGFLHCDGENVIIITEDVKDEINPHEYLGG; encoded by the coding sequence TTGCGCCTAAAGATATATTATCCAAATGGTTTGTATTTTGATAAAGAAGTAGATATTGTTACCGTAAGAACAGAAGTGGGAGAAATGGGAATTTTAAAGGATAGGGCTCCGATTATAGCAAAGTTAAAAGTAGATAAAGTAATTGCAAAAAAAAACGATGAAAAATTTGAGTATATAGTTGATGATGGTTTTTTACATTGTGATGGTGAAAATGTTATAATAATAACAGAGGATGTTAAGGATGAAATAAATCCTCATGAGTATTTGGGGGGATAG
- the atpD gene encoding F0F1 ATP synthase subunit beta, whose translation MSKKSKGKILRVIGPVVDVQFDEEELPDIYDALEVVNPQTGKKLILEVEQLIGDNAVRTVALDTTDGLMRGLEVINTGEPIKVPVGKGALGRMFNVIGEPIDGLEKVENVEYWPIHRTPPSITEQSTSVEILETGIKVIDLLAPFPKGGKIGFFGGAGVGKTVLVMELIRNIAIEHHGFSMFAGVGERTREGNELYLDMEEAEVLDNTVLVFGQMNEPPGARFRVALSALTIAEYFRDVEGRDVLLFIDNIFRFVQAGSEVSALLGRMPSAVGYQPTLATDMGELQERITSTKKGSITSVQAIYVPADDITDPAPATTFTHLDATVVLSRRRAALGLYPAVDPLDSTSKMLDPNVVGQEHYEVARGVQEVLQRYKDLQDIIAILGMEELSEEDKLIVQRARKIERFLSQPVHVAEKFSNIPGKYVPVSETIRGFKEILDGKHDDLPEMAFYMVGTIDEAVEKAKKLQKA comes from the coding sequence TAATAGGTCCTGTAGTGGATGTTCAATTTGATGAGGAGGAACTTCCAGATATATATGATGCTTTAGAGGTTGTAAATCCTCAAACTGGTAAAAAGCTTATTTTAGAGGTTGAACAGCTCATAGGTGATAACGCTGTAAGAACAGTTGCACTTGACACTACAGATGGATTAATGAGAGGTCTTGAAGTTATAAATACAGGTGAACCTATAAAAGTTCCTGTGGGAAAAGGTGCTTTGGGAAGAATGTTTAACGTTATAGGTGAGCCAATTGATGGATTGGAAAAAGTTGAAAATGTAGAATATTGGCCGATACACAGAACTCCACCATCCATTACTGAACAATCCACATCGGTTGAGATATTGGAAACAGGTATAAAGGTTATAGACCTTCTTGCTCCGTTCCCAAAAGGTGGAAAAATAGGATTTTTTGGTGGCGCAGGTGTTGGAAAAACTGTTTTGGTTATGGAATTGATAAGGAATATAGCAATTGAGCACCATGGTTTTTCCATGTTTGCCGGTGTTGGTGAAAGAACAAGAGAAGGTAACGAATTATACCTGGACATGGAAGAAGCGGAAGTGCTTGACAATACCGTGTTGGTTTTTGGACAAATGAATGAACCCCCTGGGGCAAGGTTTAGGGTGGCTCTGTCTGCGTTGACTATTGCAGAGTACTTTAGAGATGTTGAAGGAAGGGACGTTTTGTTATTTATAGACAATATTTTTAGGTTTGTTCAGGCTGGTAGTGAAGTATCAGCACTTCTTGGAAGGATGCCATCTGCAGTGGGATATCAACCCACCCTTGCGACGGATATGGGAGAACTTCAAGAAAGGATTACCTCCACAAAGAAGGGATCAATTACTTCGGTGCAGGCAATTTACGTTCCCGCTGATGATATTACCGATCCTGCTCCTGCTACAACATTTACTCACCTTGATGCTACTGTAGTTTTGTCAAGAAGAAGAGCAGCTTTAGGGCTTTATCCTGCTGTGGATCCATTAGATTCTACTTCAAAGATGTTGGATCCTAATGTAGTGGGTCAGGAACACTATGAAGTGGCAAGAGGTGTCCAAGAAGTATTGCAAAGATACAAAGATTTGCAAGATATCATTGCAATTCTTGGTATGGAAGAACTATCGGAAGAGGATAAACTAATAGTTCAAAGGGCCAGAAAGATAGAAAGATTCTTGAGTCAACCTGTGCACGTTGCTGAGAAATTCAGTAATATTCCTGGAAAATATGTGCCAGTTAGTGAGACAATAAGAGGATTTAAAGAAATATTAGATGGAAAGCATGATGACTTACCAGAAATGGCATTTTACATGGTTGGTACTATAGATGAGGCAGTTGAAAAGGCCAAAAAATTACAAAAAGCGTGA